Proteins encoded in a region of the Streptomyces sp. NBC_00258 genome:
- a CDS encoding alpha/beta fold hydrolase: MSRPATFVPPPGTRAYRLATARGEFAVIEAGSPERGTALLLPGFTGSKEDFISLHEPLAAAGYRTIAVDGRGQYETPGPSDDETPYAQAELAQDVLAQVDALTDGSQERVHLVGHSFGGQVARAAVLLDPPRFRSLTLMASGPAEISPSQQQRVKLLRDALAVMDMGQVWEAIQALEPPEDAEDDLDAGLDDQDDLKHRWLGNSPAQLIAAGRQLCEEPDRVAELAAVGLPVHVLSGERDDTWPVPLLDDMAVRLDAHRTIVHGAEHSPNSDRPRETAEALAAFWDGMG, from the coding sequence ATGAGCAGGCCCGCCACCTTCGTCCCGCCCCCCGGAACCCGCGCGTATCGGCTCGCCACCGCGCGCGGGGAGTTCGCCGTGATCGAGGCGGGCAGCCCCGAGAGGGGAACCGCACTCCTGCTGCCGGGGTTCACCGGCAGCAAGGAGGACTTCATCTCGCTGCACGAACCGCTGGCCGCGGCCGGGTACCGGACCATCGCCGTGGACGGGCGGGGCCAGTACGAGACGCCGGGGCCGTCGGACGACGAAACGCCTTACGCTCAGGCCGAGTTGGCGCAGGACGTCCTCGCACAGGTCGACGCCCTGACCGACGGCTCGCAGGAGCGCGTCCACCTCGTGGGCCACTCCTTCGGCGGCCAGGTCGCCCGGGCGGCCGTGCTGCTGGACCCGCCCCGTTTCCGCTCGCTCACCCTGATGGCGTCGGGGCCCGCCGAGATCTCCCCCTCCCAGCAGCAGCGCGTGAAGCTCCTGCGGGACGCGCTCGCCGTGATGGACATGGGTCAGGTGTGGGAAGCCATCCAGGCCCTTGAGCCGCCGGAGGACGCCGAGGACGACCTGGACGCCGGTCTGGACGACCAGGACGACCTCAAGCACCGCTGGCTCGGCAACAGCCCGGCCCAACTCATCGCCGCGGGGCGGCAGTTGTGCGAGGAGCCCGACCGGGTGGCCGAGCTGGCCGCCGTCGGGCTGCCCGTCCATGTCCTGTCGGGCGAACGCGACGACACGTGGCCTGTGCCGCTCCTCGACGACATGGCCGTACGCCTCGACGCACACCGCACGATCGTCCACGGGGCCGAGCACTCGCCGAACTCGGACCGGCCGCGGGAGACGGCCGAGGCGCTCGCCGCGTTCTGGGATGGGATGGGCTGA
- a CDS encoding alpha/beta fold hydrolase has protein sequence MSSTELPSVLATSVAPKVGTVRVAAGERLRTVGLPGITLTVRSRPPVREGLPPALYVHGLGGSSQNWSALMPLLDGLVDSEAVDLPGFGDSPPPDDGDYSVTGHARAVIRYLDAAERGPVHLFANSMGGAVTTRVAAVRPDLVRTLTLVSPALPEIRVQRTAVPTALLALPGVAGLFTRFTKDWSAEQRVRGVTALCYGDPGMVTPEGFRNAVEEMERRLALPYFWDAMARSARGIVNAYTLGGQHGLWRQAERVLAPTLLVYGGRDQLVSYRMAQRAARAFRDSRLLTLPDAGHVAMMEYPETVATAFRELLADTGELAETGPTSARS, from the coding sequence ATGTCTTCGACCGAACTGCCGTCCGTGCTGGCCACTTCCGTCGCTCCGAAGGTCGGGACCGTCAGGGTGGCCGCGGGGGAGCGGCTGCGCACGGTCGGGCTTCCCGGGATCACGCTGACGGTCCGGTCGAGACCGCCGGTGCGGGAGGGGCTGCCGCCCGCGCTGTACGTGCACGGGCTGGGCGGTTCCTCGCAGAACTGGTCGGCGCTGATGCCACTCCTGGACGGCCTCGTGGACAGCGAGGCCGTCGATCTGCCGGGCTTCGGCGACTCACCGCCGCCGGACGACGGCGACTACTCGGTGACCGGGCACGCACGCGCGGTCATCCGCTACCTCGACGCGGCCGAGCGCGGTCCCGTGCACCTCTTCGCGAACTCGATGGGCGGCGCCGTCACGACACGCGTCGCGGCCGTACGGCCCGATCTCGTCCGCACGCTCACCCTCGTCTCGCCGGCGCTCCCGGAGATCCGGGTGCAGCGCACGGCCGTACCGACGGCGCTGCTCGCCCTGCCCGGCGTGGCGGGCCTGTTCACCAGGTTCACCAAGGACTGGTCGGCCGAACAGCGCGTACGCGGCGTCACCGCGCTCTGTTACGGCGACCCCGGCATGGTCACGCCCGAGGGATTCCGCAACGCGGTCGAGGAGATGGAGCGGCGGCTCGCCCTCCCCTACTTCTGGGACGCCATGGCGCGCTCGGCACGCGGCATCGTGAACGCGTACACGCTGGGTGGCCAGCACGGACTGTGGCGCCAGGCCGAGCGGGTGCTCGCGCCGACGCTCCTCGTCTACGGGGGTCGCGACCAGCTCGTCTCGTACCGTATGGCCCAGCGGGCGGCACGCGCCTTTCGCGACTCGCGGCTGCTGACGTTGCCTGACGCGGGACATGTGGCGATGATGGAGTACCCGGAGACCGTGGCCACGGCCTTCCGCGAACTC
- a CDS encoding DEAD/DEAH box helicase — translation MTLPVALTGTDVIGQAKTGTGKTLGFGLPLLERVTVPADVEAGRAKPEQLTEAPQALVVVPTRELCTQVTNDLLTAGKVRNVRVLAIYGGRAYEPQVEALKKGVDVIVGTPGRLLDLAGQKKLNLKHIKSLVLDEADEMLDLGFLPDVEKIINMLPARRQTMLFSATMPGAVIGLARRYMSQPTHIRATAPDDEGQTVRNTKQFVYRAHNMDKPEMVSRILQADGRGLVMVFCRTKRTAADLADQLQQRGFASGAVHGDLGQGAREQALRAFRNGKVDVLVCTDVAARGIDVEGVTHVINYQSPEDEKTYLHRIGRTGRAGAKGIAITLVDWDDIPRWQLINKALDLGLSDPPETYSTSPRLYEELNIPAGTKGVLPRGERTRAGLSAEAVEDLGETGGRGGPRGRGGRPGGAPASAPVAERDRERPARTPRRRRRTRNGTPLDATEQQTTQETAESAPAAAVTEPRTPRRRRRTRAGGASEAAETAVATAEGTVAEAAEPTPPAEPVAGEAKSRRRRSRRTAEAAQPEAAVVEEAPAAPVAESVEVSEPASGTRPRRRTRKSATATTAAETAVDTAEGPVVETAEAAETKPRRRTRKTTEAPVAAVEATVEPVEAVEAKPRRTRKATTTAAAEAALDTAEAAEAKPRRRTRKAAASAEVAAAVEAVEAAIPAQVAEEAEAKPRRRTRKAVTAATVAETAPVDEAPVAEAKPRRRTRKAAEAAVDTAEGTTVDAPAATATKPRRTRKTAAAAEAAVDTAEAAETKPRRRTTRKVAVAEADIPAQATEAAPAEAPVKPRRTRKTAATAAVADAVEAAPEATPRRRARKTAAAAETTES, via the coding sequence ATGACGCTCCCCGTTGCCCTGACCGGCACCGACGTCATCGGCCAGGCCAAGACCGGCACCGGCAAGACGCTGGGCTTCGGTCTTCCGCTCCTGGAGCGCGTGACCGTTCCCGCGGACGTCGAGGCGGGCCGGGCCAAGCCCGAGCAGCTCACCGAGGCCCCGCAGGCCCTCGTCGTCGTCCCGACGCGCGAGCTGTGCACCCAGGTCACGAACGACCTGCTGACGGCCGGCAAGGTCCGTAACGTACGCGTTCTGGCCATCTACGGCGGCCGGGCGTACGAGCCGCAGGTCGAGGCCCTCAAGAAGGGCGTCGACGTGATCGTCGGCACCCCGGGCCGCCTGCTGGACCTCGCGGGCCAGAAGAAGCTGAACCTGAAGCACATCAAGTCCCTCGTCCTCGACGAGGCCGACGAGATGCTCGACCTGGGCTTCCTGCCCGACGTCGAGAAGATCATCAACATGCTGCCGGCCCGCCGTCAGACGATGCTGTTCTCGGCGACCATGCCGGGCGCGGTCATCGGCCTCGCGCGCCGCTACATGTCGCAGCCCACGCACATCCGCGCCACGGCGCCGGACGACGAGGGCCAGACGGTCCGCAACACCAAGCAGTTCGTCTACCGCGCGCACAACATGGACAAGCCGGAGATGGTCTCGCGGATACTGCAGGCCGACGGCCGCGGTCTCGTGATGGTCTTCTGCCGCACCAAGCGGACGGCGGCGGACCTCGCCGACCAGCTGCAGCAGCGCGGTTTCGCCTCCGGCGCGGTCCACGGCGACCTCGGCCAGGGCGCCCGCGAGCAGGCGCTGCGCGCCTTCCGCAACGGCAAGGTGGACGTGCTCGTCTGCACCGACGTGGCCGCGCGCGGCATCGACGTCGAGGGCGTCACGCACGTCATCAACTACCAGTCCCCCGAGGACGAGAAGACGTACCTGCACCGCATCGGCCGTACGGGCCGCGCGGGTGCCAAGGGCATCGCGATCACCCTCGTCGACTGGGACGACATCCCGCGCTGGCAGCTCATCAACAAGGCGCTGGACCTCGGTCTGAGCGACCCGCCGGAGACGTACTCCACGTCCCCGCGCCTCTACGAAGAGCTGAACATCCCGGCGGGCACCAAGGGTGTCCTGCCGCGTGGCGAGCGCACCCGCGCGGGTCTCTCGGCCGAGGCGGTCGAGGATCTCGGCGAGACCGGCGGGCGTGGTGGCCCGCGCGGCCGCGGTGGCCGTCCCGGCGGCGCCCCGGCCTCGGCCCCGGTCGCCGAGCGCGACCGCGAGCGCCCGGCTCGTACGCCGCGTCGCCGTCGCCGCACCCGCAACGGCACGCCGCTCGACGCCACGGAGCAGCAGACCACGCAGGAGACCGCGGAGTCGGCGCCGGCCGCCGCGGTCACGGAGCCGCGCACGCCGCGTCGCCGTCGTCGTACGCGTGCCGGTGGCGCGTCGGAGGCTGCCGAGACGGCCGTCGCCACGGCCGAGGGCACGGTGGCGGAGGCCGCCGAGCCGACCCCGCCGGCCGAGCCGGTCGCCGGAGAGGCCAAGTCGCGTCGCCGCCGTTCGCGCCGGACCGCGGAAGCCGCTCAGCCCGAGGCCGCCGTCGTCGAGGAGGCCCCCGCGGCCCCCGTCGCCGAGTCGGTCGAGGTGTCCGAGCCGGCGTCCGGGACCAGGCCGCGCCGCCGGACCCGCAAGTCCGCCACGGCCACCACGGCTGCCGAGACCGCTGTGGACACCGCCGAAGGCCCGGTCGTCGAGACGGCGGAGGCCGCCGAGACGAAGCCGCGCCGCCGTACGCGGAAGACCACCGAGGCCCCCGTGGCCGCGGTGGAAGCCACTGTCGAGCCGGTGGAGGCCGTCGAGGCCAAGCCGCGCCGCACCCGCAAGGCGACGACCACGGCAGCCGCTGAGGCCGCCCTGGACACCGCCGAGGCCGCGGAGGCCAAGCCACGCCGCCGTACTCGTAAGGCCGCCGCGTCCGCCGAGGTCGCCGCAGCCGTCGAGGCCGTCGAAGCCGCCATCCCGGCCCAGGTGGCCGAGGAGGCCGAGGCCAAGCCGCGCCGCCGCACCCGCAAGGCCGTCACCGCCGCCACGGTCGCGGAGACCGCTCCGGTGGACGAGGCGCCCGTCGCGGAGGCCAAGCCGCGTCGGCGTACACGCAAGGCCGCCGAGGCCGCGGTGGACACCGCCGAGGGCACGACGGTCGACGCGCCGGCGGCCACGGCGACGAAGCCGCGCCGCACCCGCAAGACCGCGGCAGCCGCAGAGGCCGCCGTGGACACCGCGGAGGCAGCCGAGACGAAGCCCCGCCGCCGCACCACCCGCAAGGTCGCGGTCGCCGAGGCCGACATCCCGGCCCAGGCCACCGAGGCCGCCCCGGCCGAGGCCCCGGTCAAGCCGCGCCGCACCCGCAAGACGGCAGCCACGGCCGCCGTCGCGGACGCGGTCGAGGCCGCCCCCGAGGCCACTCCCCGCCGCCGTGCGCGGAAGACGGCAGCGGCCGCCGAGACGACGGAGAGCTGA
- a CDS encoding PHP domain-containing protein gives MRIDLHCHSTASDGTDTPAELVRNAGAAGLDVVALTDHDTTRGYSEAVAALPAGLTLVTGAELSCRLDGVGLHMLAYLFDPEEPELLSERELVRDDRVPRAQAMIGNLQELGVPVTWGQVERIAAGGSVGRPHIATALVELGVVRSVSDAFTTEWLADGGRAYVAKHESDPFEMIRLVKAAGGVTVFAHPAASKRGLTVPESAIAELAAAGLDGIEVDHMDHEPATRARLRGLAGELGLLPTGSSDYHGSRKTCVLGEFTTDPEIYGEITRRATGAFPVPGAGGGAGR, from the coding sequence GTGCGCATCGATCTGCACTGCCACTCCACGGCCTCGGACGGTACGGACACCCCCGCCGAGCTGGTGCGCAACGCCGGTGCCGCCGGGCTCGACGTCGTCGCGCTGACCGACCACGACACCACCCGCGGATACTCGGAGGCCGTCGCGGCCCTGCCCGCGGGGCTGACGCTGGTGACCGGGGCCGAGCTCTCCTGCCGTCTCGACGGAGTGGGGCTGCACATGCTGGCGTACCTCTTCGATCCCGAGGAGCCCGAGCTGCTGAGCGAGCGCGAGCTCGTGCGCGACGACCGCGTGCCGCGGGCCCAGGCGATGATCGGCAACCTCCAGGAACTGGGCGTGCCGGTGACCTGGGGGCAGGTGGAGCGGATCGCGGCCGGCGGTTCCGTGGGGCGGCCGCACATCGCCACCGCGCTGGTCGAGCTGGGAGTCGTGCGCAGCGTCTCCGACGCGTTCACGACCGAGTGGCTCGCCGACGGCGGGCGCGCCTACGTCGCGAAGCACGAGTCGGACCCCTTCGAGATGATCCGGCTCGTCAAGGCCGCGGGCGGGGTGACCGTCTTCGCGCACCCCGCCGCTTCCAAGCGCGGGCTGACCGTGCCGGAGTCCGCGATCGCGGAGCTCGCGGCGGCCGGGCTCGACGGGATCGAGGTCGACCACATGGACCACGAACCGGCCACCCGGGCCCGGCTGCGGGGCCTCGCGGGAGAGTTGGGGCTGCTGCCCACCGGCTCCAGCGACTACCACGGCAGCCGGAAGACGTGCGTGCTCGGGGAGTTCACGACGGATCCCGAGATCTACGGGGAGATCACCCGGCGGGCGACCGGCGCGTTTCCCGTGCCGGGGGCCGGCGGGGGCGCCGGGCGCTGA
- a CDS encoding MarC family protein, with translation MFDLAVFGSLFLTLFVIMDPPGITPIFLALTAGRPAKVQKRMAFQAVCVAGGVITVFGLLGHQILNYLHVSVPALMIAGGLLLLLIALDLLTGKTDEPKQTKDVNVALVPLGMPLLAGPGAIVSVILAVQKADGVASQVSVWAAIVAIHVVLWVVMRYSLLIIRVIKDGGVVLVTRLAGMMLSAIAVQQIINGVTQVIQNS, from the coding sequence GTGTTCGACCTCGCCGTTTTCGGCTCTCTCTTCCTCACCCTCTTCGTCATCATGGATCCCCCCGGGATCACCCCGATCTTCCTTGCGCTGACGGCCGGACGGCCGGCCAAGGTGCAGAAGCGGATGGCGTTCCAGGCCGTCTGTGTGGCCGGCGGAGTCATCACGGTCTTCGGGCTGCTCGGTCACCAGATCCTGAACTACCTGCATGTGTCCGTCCCCGCGCTGATGATCGCGGGCGGGCTGCTGCTTCTGCTCATCGCGCTCGACCTGCTCACGGGCAAGACGGACGAGCCCAAGCAGACGAAGGACGTCAACGTCGCGCTCGTACCGCTGGGCATGCCGTTGCTCGCCGGGCCGGGTGCGATCGTGTCCGTCATCCTGGCCGTGCAGAAGGCCGACGGCGTGGCGTCTCAGGTGTCGGTGTGGGCCGCGATCGTCGCCATCCATGTCGTGCTGTGGGTCGTGATGCGGTACTCGCTGCTGATCATCCGGGTCATCAAGGACGGTGGCGTCGTGCTCGTGACCCGGCTCGCGGGCATGATGCTCTCCGCGATCGCCGTGCAGCAGATCATCAACGGCGTCACGCAGGTCATCCAGAACAGCTGA
- a CDS encoding ferritin-like fold-containing protein — protein MTTPDNASDASAAHTGVAAQDWAKASVDPQYRAAVVDLIGALAYGELAAFERLAEDAKLAPTLADKAELAKMASAEFHHFEQLRARLTEIGAEPTQAMEPFVAALDGFHKQTAPSDWLEGLVKAYVGDSIASDFYREVAARLDSDTRGLVLAVLDDTGHASFAVEKVRAAIDADPRVGGRLALWARRLMGEALSQSQRVVADRDALSTMLVGGVADGFDLAEVGRMFSRITEAHTKRMAALGLAA, from the coding sequence ATGACGACGCCTGACAACGCTTCCGACGCATCTGCCGCTCACACCGGAGTCGCCGCCCAGGACTGGGCCAAGGCCTCCGTCGACCCCCAGTACCGCGCCGCGGTCGTGGACCTGATCGGAGCGCTGGCGTACGGGGAGCTGGCGGCGTTCGAGCGCCTCGCGGAGGACGCGAAGCTGGCGCCGACGCTCGCGGACAAGGCGGAGCTGGCGAAGATGGCGTCGGCGGAGTTCCACCACTTCGAGCAGCTGCGGGCCCGGCTCACGGAGATCGGGGCGGAGCCGACGCAGGCCATGGAGCCGTTCGTCGCCGCGCTCGACGGTTTCCACAAGCAGACCGCGCCCTCGGACTGGCTGGAGGGGCTCGTCAAGGCGTACGTCGGCGACTCGATCGCCAGTGACTTCTACCGGGAGGTCGCGGCGCGGCTCGACTCCGACACTCGGGGGCTCGTGCTGGCCGTGCTCGACGACACCGGGCACGCGTCGTTCGCCGTCGAGAAGGTGCGGGCCGCCATCGACGCGGATCCGCGGGTGGGCGGGCGACTCGCCCTGTGGGCGCGGCGGTTGATGGGCGAGGCGCTGTCGCAGTCCCAGCGGGTGGTCGCCGACCGGGACGCCCTGTCGACGATGCTCGTCGGTGGGGTGGCCGACGGGTTCGATCTCGCCGAGGTGGGGCGGATGTTCTCGCGGATCACCGAGGCGCACACCAAGCGGATGGCCGCGCTGGGGCTGGCCGCCTAG
- a CDS encoding DUF6758 family protein, with amino-acid sequence MRGEPSCPKCGGRVRAPGLFADSWQCDVHGIVHPLQPVIPPSVEALGVVVHRARVPVWMPWPLPVGWLFTGAAFAGDDRSGGRATAVACSGPGPLGGIGELVLIAEELGVGLGARYAGIDGPDPGPYMSVEKPAQAKLLAAGRPTPLWHVAGTPDDRAVFAGEARGLWLWAVVWPEQSGLLMYDELVLTDLRDAGAEVDLLPCGALSPRILEP; translated from the coding sequence ATGAGGGGCGAACCCAGTTGCCCGAAGTGTGGTGGCCGGGTCAGGGCTCCCGGCCTCTTTGCCGACTCCTGGCAGTGCGATGTGCACGGCATCGTGCATCCGCTGCAGCCCGTGATCCCGCCCAGCGTCGAAGCCCTCGGCGTGGTCGTGCACCGTGCGCGCGTACCGGTGTGGATGCCGTGGCCGCTGCCTGTCGGCTGGCTCTTCACGGGTGCGGCGTTCGCCGGTGACGACCGCAGCGGCGGTCGCGCCACGGCCGTGGCGTGCTCCGGGCCGGGGCCGCTCGGTGGCATAGGGGAACTGGTGCTCATCGCCGAGGAGCTCGGGGTCGGGCTCGGCGCGCGGTACGCGGGGATCGACGGGCCCGATCCGGGGCCGTACATGAGCGTCGAGAAGCCCGCCCAGGCGAAGCTGCTCGCCGCGGGGCGGCCGACACCGCTGTGGCATGTCGCCGGGACGCCCGACGACCGGGCCGTCTTCGCGGGGGAGGCCCGGGGGTTGTGGCTGTGGGCCGTCGTGTGGCCCGAGCAGTCGGGGTTGCTGATGTATGACGAGCTGGTGCTCACGGATCTGCGGGATGCGGGGGCGGAAGTGGATCTGTTGCCCTGTGGGGCGTTGTCGCCGCGGATTCTTGAGCCGTAG
- a CDS encoding MFS transporter has protein sequence MNSGTADHTGGPAEGDTFDAGAGGLLRQPKAVWATAGASVVAFMGIGLVDPILPSIAKGLDATAGQVSLLFTSYFLITAIAMLVTGFVSSRIGGRRTLLLGLALVVVFAGLSGTSGSVGELVGFRAGWGLGNALFVSTALAVIVGAAAGGSAAAILLYESALGLGMACGPLLGALLGDASWRYPFFGTAVLMAIGFLCITAFLKEQPKPARKTGLLDPIKALGHGGLASAAASAFFYNYTFFTVLAFTPFVLNMSPYRSGAVFFAWGLLLAVFSVLVAPRLQARFGSLKVLGGSLMLLAADVLVLGYGSHTTAVVCTILSGAFIGVNNTVYTELALGVSDAPRPVASAGYNFVRWFAAAAAPFFAPKIEEWTDIHIPFVVAAVTAVLGALVVLVRRKSLAHEAEELETRHATEDSVAVFAN, from the coding sequence ATGAACAGCGGTACGGCAGATCACACAGGAGGTCCCGCCGAAGGGGACACGTTCGACGCGGGCGCCGGCGGCCTCCTGCGTCAGCCGAAGGCGGTCTGGGCGACCGCCGGGGCATCCGTCGTCGCCTTCATGGGCATCGGGCTCGTCGACCCGATCCTGCCCTCCATCGCCAAGGGTCTGGACGCCACCGCCGGCCAGGTCTCACTGCTCTTCACCTCGTACTTCCTCATCACGGCCATCGCGATGCTGGTCACGGGCTTCGTCTCCAGCCGCATCGGCGGCCGCAGGACCCTGCTCCTCGGCCTCGCCCTGGTCGTGGTCTTCGCGGGCCTGTCCGGCACCTCCGGCTCGGTCGGCGAACTCGTCGGATTCCGCGCGGGCTGGGGGCTCGGCAACGCACTGTTCGTCTCGACGGCCCTCGCCGTCATCGTCGGCGCGGCGGCCGGCGGCAGCGCCGCGGCGATCCTGCTGTACGAGTCCGCCCTGGGCCTCGGCATGGCCTGCGGACCCCTGCTGGGCGCACTGCTCGGGGACGCCAGCTGGCGCTACCCGTTCTTCGGCACCGCGGTCCTGATGGCGATCGGATTCCTGTGCATCACGGCGTTCCTGAAGGAGCAGCCGAAGCCCGCGCGCAAGACGGGCCTGCTCGACCCGATCAAGGCGCTCGGCCACGGCGGGCTCGCGTCGGCGGCGGCCTCCGCTTTCTTCTACAACTACACGTTCTTCACCGTGCTGGCCTTCACGCCGTTCGTGCTGAACATGAGCCCGTACAGGTCCGGCGCGGTCTTCTTCGCCTGGGGGCTGCTGCTCGCGGTGTTCTCGGTGCTCGTGGCGCCGCGCCTGCAGGCACGGTTCGGGTCGCTGAAGGTGCTCGGCGGATCGCTGATGCTGCTCGCGGCCGACGTACTCGTCCTCGGCTACGGCAGCCACACCACGGCCGTCGTCTGCACGATCCTCTCCGGCGCCTTCATCGGCGTGAACAACACGGTCTACACAGAGCTCGCGCTCGGTGTCTCGGACGCCCCGCGCCCGGTGGCGAGCGCCGGCTACAACTTCGTCCGCTGGTTCGCGGCCGCCGCCGCTCCCTTCTTCGCGCCGAAGATCGAGGAGTGGACCGACATCCACATCCCCTTCGTGGTCGCGGCGGTCACCGCGGTACTGGGCGCGCTCGTCGTCCTCGTACGCCGGAAGTCCCTCGCGCACGAGGCCGAGGAGCTGGAGACGCGGCACGCGACCGAGGACAGTGTCGCCGTGTTTGCCAACTGA
- a CDS encoding NYN domain-containing protein, whose translation MNDDLDPAVLGARIDRTNELLQRMLAEVAKTPSTHAIFVDAGYLYAAAGRLVAGTEDRRAFELDAEGLIEALIDRARTIFADSRLLRVYWYDGARRRIHTAEQQSIAELPDVKVRLGNLNANNQQKGVDSLIRTDLESLARHRAISDAALIGGDEDLVSAVEAAQGYGARVHLWGIEAPEGRNQAEPLLWEVDSQRTFDLEFFKPYVARRTAASYDTSAAGRPTREDVRFVGAQIAAKWLAARGREALAELLPGHPYLPGPVDQDLLVEAEGLLQYSLRGQADLRRSLRDGFWEHLQGQY comes from the coding sequence ATGAATGACGACCTCGATCCAGCGGTGCTCGGTGCGCGTATCGACCGCACGAACGAGCTGCTCCAGCGCATGCTCGCCGAGGTGGCGAAGACGCCGTCGACTCATGCGATCTTCGTCGACGCGGGGTATCTCTACGCGGCCGCGGGCCGGCTCGTCGCCGGGACGGAGGACCGCCGGGCCTTCGAACTGGACGCCGAGGGACTCATCGAGGCGCTCATCGACCGGGCCCGCACGATCTTCGCGGACAGCAGGCTGCTGCGCGTCTACTGGTACGACGGGGCGCGGCGCCGCATCCACACCGCGGAGCAGCAGTCCATCGCCGAGCTGCCCGACGTGAAGGTCCGGCTCGGCAACCTCAACGCCAACAACCAGCAGAAGGGCGTCGACTCCCTGATCCGTACCGACCTGGAGTCACTGGCCCGGCACCGCGCCATCAGCGACGCGGCGCTCATCGGCGGCGACGAGGACCTGGTCTCGGCGGTCGAGGCGGCGCAGGGGTACGGGGCCCGTGTGCACCTGTGGGGCATCGAGGCGCCGGAGGGGCGCAACCAGGCGGAGCCGCTGCTCTGGGAGGTCGACAGCCAGCGCACCTTCGACCTGGAGTTCTTCAAGCCGTACGTCGCCCGGCGGACCGCCGCGTCGTACGACACGTCGGCGGCGGGCCGGCCCACGCGCGAGGACGTGCGGTTCGTGGGCGCGCAGATCGCCGCGAAGTGGCTGGCCGCGCGGGGGCGCGAGGCGCTGGCGGAGCTGCTGCCCGGGCATCCCTACCTGCCCGGTCCCGTCGACCAGGACCTGCTCGTGGAGGCGGAGGGGCTGCTGCAGTACTCGCTGCGGGGCCAGGCGGACCTGCGACGGTCACTGCGGGACGGCTTCTGGGAGCACTTGCAGGGGCAGTACTAG
- a CDS encoding TetR/AcrR family transcriptional regulator, with translation MTAIEQTEAARPRGTRLPRRARRNQLLGAAQEVFVAQGYHAAAMDDIAERAGVSKPVLYQHFPGKLDLYLALLDQHCESLLQAVRAALASTTDNKLRVRATMDAYFAYVEDDGGAFRLVFESDLTNEPAVRERVDKVTFECAEAICEVIAEDTGLSKAESMLLASGLGGLAQVVARSWLHSDRSVPRDQAVQLLTSLAWRGIAGFPLHGSEHH, from the coding sequence GTGACAGCCATCGAGCAGACAGAGGCGGCGCGCCCGCGGGGCACACGCCTGCCGCGCCGTGCCCGACGCAACCAGCTCCTCGGCGCTGCCCAGGAAGTGTTTGTCGCGCAGGGATATCACGCGGCCGCGATGGACGACATCGCCGAACGCGCGGGCGTCAGCAAGCCGGTGCTCTACCAGCACTTTCCCGGCAAGCTCGACCTGTACCTCGCCCTGCTGGACCAGCACTGCGAGTCACTGCTGCAGGCCGTACGGGCCGCCCTGGCGTCCACGACGGACAACAAGCTGCGGGTGCGGGCGACCATGGACGCGTACTTCGCGTACGTGGAGGACGACGGCGGCGCGTTCCGCCTGGTCTTCGAGTCGGACCTGACGAACGAACCCGCGGTGCGCGAGCGGGTCGACAAGGTCACGTTCGAGTGTGCGGAGGCGATCTGCGAGGTCATCGCGGAGGACACCGGCCTGTCCAAGGCCGAGTCGATGCTGCTGGCCTCGGGTCTCGGCGGACTCGCCCAGGTGGTGGCCCGCTCCTGGCTGCACAGCGACCGCAGCGTGCCGCGCGACCAGGCGGTGCAGCTGCTGACCTCGCTGGCATGGCGGGGCATCGCCGGTTTCCCGCTGCACGGCAGCGAGCACCACTGA
- a CDS encoding DUF3107 domain-containing protein — translation MEVKIGVQHAPREIVLESGQTPEEVERAVSEALAGKSQLLSLVDDHGRKVLVPADRLAYVELGEPTTRKVGFSAL, via the coding sequence GTGGAGGTCAAGATCGGCGTGCAGCACGCGCCCCGCGAGATCGTTCTGGAGAGCGGTCAGACCCCGGAAGAGGTCGAGCGCGCGGTGTCCGAGGCGCTGGCCGGCAAGTCGCAGCTGCTCAGCCTCGTGGACGACCACGGCCGCAAGGTCCTGGTCCCGGCGGACCGCCTCGCCTACGTGGAGCTCGGCGAGCCGACGACGCGCAAGGTGGGCTTCAGCGCGCTGTAA